The proteins below are encoded in one region of Myxocyprinus asiaticus isolate MX2 ecotype Aquarium Trade chromosome 13, UBuf_Myxa_2, whole genome shotgun sequence:
- the LOC127450527 gene encoding trypsin-3-like isoform X2, protein MKRKQQSEEHRVKHNNGISHCSACCWGLISQHSRLSLSIRCNLASNIKIYLGRQLQKGSNPNEVSRTVRQVINHPNYGSSTQNNDIALLRLSSSVTFTDYIQPVCLAASDSTFAAGTKSWITGWGKLNFADTTLPNTLQEVQIPIVSSSDCNTAYKGIITSNMVCAGLTQGGKDSCQGDSGGPMVNKQGLQWIQSGIVSFGRDCALPNIPGVYTRVSQYQSWINAQINSDQPGFVSFTSTGTSGSDLSLTISIIPLIFSLFLFS, encoded by the exons ATGAAAAGGAAACAGCAGTCAGAAGAACACAGAGTGAAACATAACAATGGCATTTCGCATTGCTCTGCGTGTTGCTGGGGCCTTATTTCTCAACATAGCAG GCTCTCTCTGTCAATTAGATG CAACCTTGCAAGCAACATTAAAATTTACTTGGGACGTCAGCTCCAAAAAGGCTCAAACCCAAATGAGGTATCCAGGACAGTGAGACAAGTCATCAACCACCCTAACTATGGCTCATCTACCCAAAACAATGACATAGCACTACTCCGGCTCTCCTCTTCAGTGACTTTTACTGATTACATTCAACCAGTCTGCCTGGCTGCTTCGGATAGTACTTTTGCTGCTGGTACTAAGAGCTGGATTACTGGATGGGGCAAACTCAATTTTGCAG ACACCACACTTCCCAACACACTGCAGGAGGTGCAAATACCAATTGTTAGCAGCAGTGATTGTAACACTGCCTATAAAGGTATCATTACCAGCAACATGGTGTGCGCTGGACTAACTCAGGGAGGGAAAGACTCGTGTCAG GGAGACTCTGGAGGACCAATGGTCAACAAGCAGGGCTTGCAGTGGATTCAGTCAGGCATTGTGAGTTTTGGTCGAGACTGTGCACTGCCCAATATTCCTGGTGTGTACACCCGAGTATCTCAATACCAGTCTTGGATCAACGCTCAGATAAACAGCGACCAGCCTGGATTTGTCTCATTCACCTCCACTGGAACCAGCGGCTCTGACCTTTCTCTTACGATCTCCATCATCCCTCTAAtcttctccctctttctcttttcttAA
- the LOC127450527 gene encoding trypsin-like isoform X1, giving the protein MAFRIALRVAGALFLNIAGSLCQLDVCGKAPLNTRIVGGQSALAGSWPWQVSIHRITTGSHFCGGSLINKDWVLSAAHCFQTNLASNIKIYLGRQLQKGSNPNEVSRTVRQVINHPNYGSSTQNNDIALLRLSSSVTFTDYIQPVCLAASDSTFAAGTKSWITGWGKLNFADTTLPNTLQEVQIPIVSSSDCNTAYKGIITSNMVCAGLTQGGKDSCQGDSGGPMVNKQGLQWIQSGIVSFGRDCALPNIPGVYTRVSQYQSWINAQINSDQPGFVSFTSTGTSGSDLSLTISIIPLIFSLFLFS; this is encoded by the exons ATGGCATTTCGCATTGCTCTGCGTGTTGCTGGGGCCTTATTTCTCAACATAGCAG GCTCTCTCTGTCAATTAGATG TGTGTGGCAAAGCCCCCCTCAACACCAGGATTGTTGGAGGGCAAAGTGCACTTGCGGGGTCTTGGCCTTGGCAAGTAAGCATTCACAGAATCACCACTGGAAGCCATTTCTGTGGTGGGAGTCTAATCAATAAGGACTGGGTTTTATCTGCAGCTCACTGCTTCCAGAC CAACCTTGCAAGCAACATTAAAATTTACTTGGGACGTCAGCTCCAAAAAGGCTCAAACCCAAATGAGGTATCCAGGACAGTGAGACAAGTCATCAACCACCCTAACTATGGCTCATCTACCCAAAACAATGACATAGCACTACTCCGGCTCTCCTCTTCAGTGACTTTTACTGATTACATTCAACCAGTCTGCCTGGCTGCTTCGGATAGTACTTTTGCTGCTGGTACTAAGAGCTGGATTACTGGATGGGGCAAACTCAATTTTGCAG ACACCACACTTCCCAACACACTGCAGGAGGTGCAAATACCAATTGTTAGCAGCAGTGATTGTAACACTGCCTATAAAGGTATCATTACCAGCAACATGGTGTGCGCTGGACTAACTCAGGGAGGGAAAGACTCGTGTCAG GGAGACTCTGGAGGACCAATGGTCAACAAGCAGGGCTTGCAGTGGATTCAGTCAGGCATTGTGAGTTTTGGTCGAGACTGTGCACTGCCCAATATTCCTGGTGTGTACACCCGAGTATCTCAATACCAGTCTTGGATCAACGCTCAGATAAACAGCGACCAGCCTGGATTTGTCTCATTCACCTCCACTGGAACCAGCGGCTCTGACCTTTCTCTTACGATCTCCATCATCCCTCTAAtcttctccctctttctcttttcttAA